The following proteins are encoded in a genomic region of Micrococcaceae bacterium Sec5.8:
- a CDS encoding potassium-transporting ATPase subunit F, whose protein sequence is MNADAIMWLVLLIAGLSLFGYLLAVLIRPEKW, encoded by the coding sequence ATGAACGCCGACGCGATCATGTGGCTCGTCCTGCTGATTGCCGGGCTGTCCCTCTTCGGCTACCTGCTGGCCGTCCTGATCCGCCCGGAAAAGTGGTGA